The segment ATGTTATTTTATTAGGCCCGCCTGGAGCCGGTAAAGGTACACAGGCCAAAATGATGGTTAATGAGTTAGGAATACCGCAAATATCAACCGGGGATATGTTTCGGGCGGCAATTAGTCAGGGAACAGAACTGGGAATGAAGGCGAAAGAATTCATGGACGCGGGTCAATTAGTACCTGATGAAGTTACTATTGGTATTGTTGAAGAACGATTGGCAGAAAAAGATTGCAGTTCCGGATTCTTATTAGACGGATTTCCCCGGACCGTACCCCAGGCCGAAGCCCTGGAAAAAATACTGAAAAATTTAGGATATCGTTTGGATGCAGTAATTAATATTGATGTACCTAATGAGGCTATAATTACTCGAATGGCTGGTCGTCGGGTCTGCCGTCAGTGCGGAGAAACCTACCATCTTCAATTTAATCCTCCTCAAGAGGCGGATAAATGCAATCAATGCGGTGGTGAGTTATATCAACGAGCTGATGACAGTGAGGAGACGGTAGCCAATCGTCTTAAAGTTTATACTCAACAAACAGAACCACTGCTAGACTTTTATCAAAAGAGAAATTTAATTATAACTACTAATGGCAATCAAGAGATGGCCAAGGTATTCAGGGATATATATAATGCCCTGATTGAAAAAGTATACCGAAAAAAATTTGAGATTAATTCTTAAACATTAAACCTGTAAGTAGATAATTGGCATTGGTAGTGCGTTCTTCCCCCCATTTGAACGCTGGCTTATACCACCAAGCCAATTATCTTCATATTACAGGAAAATTTAATCGGCGAAATTTTTCAACGGAGCTATGGCTTTAGACAAATACAATATGCAAAACGAAGGGGGAATGAAAATGTCGGAGTTAAGAAGAGATGTAATAAGGAACAACTGGGTAATTATAGCTACTGACAGAGCACTTAAACCAAATGATTTTCCTATAAATAAGCAAGGAGCAAAAACCGCCGAATTTAAAGGCTTCTGCCCGTTTTGCGAAGGCAACGAATCGTTTACTCCCGAAGAAATTGCGGCTTATCGCCGTAATGATACTCAGGCAAATTTACCCGGATGGCAAGTCAGAACTATTCCCAATAAATTTTCGGCTTTGGAATTAAAAGGCAGTCTAATCAAGATTAATAATGGGGTATACAGTTCATACAATGGATTGGGAAAACACGAAGTAGTGGTGGAAACTCCCCAACATGAGATTGACCTGCCGGAATATTCATTAGATGATATAACACTCATACTGAATATGTTAAAAAGCAGGTATGATCAACTTATGAAGGACGAGAGAATAAAGTATATTCATATATACAAGAATCATGGACTATATGCCGGTGCGTCTCTTGGTCATAGCCATAGCCAAATAGTAGGATTACCTATATTTCCAAATGAAAATAGAGGAATAGATAAGTATTATAAAAAAACCGGACGCTGTTTATTGTGTGATATCCTGGAACAAGAAATTAATGATAGAGAAAGGGTAATCTATGAAACCGATCATTTTGTATTGATTTGTCCTTTTGCTTCCAGGTTTTCGTATGAAACATGGATAATTCCACGTAAACATACCGCCCATTTTATGAATGTCGGAAGCGAAGAGGTAAAAGAACTTGCGGCAATTTTAAAATACTTTTCAATTGCCATTAAGGAAGGTTTAAATGACCCTTCATACAATATGATTATTGTTTCGGCTCCAGTTAATGTTGAAAATCCAATCGAAGGCTATCACTGGTATATTGAACTAACTCCTCGTCTAATTGTATCTTCGGGTTTGGAAATTGGAACCGGATATTATGTTAATCCGGTAGCCCCAGAAATATCGGCAAGTATATTAAAAGAAAGTCTTTTTAAAGCCCTTGCATAGTTAACATTTACTTAGCGTTAGCTTGGTTACTTTGGAAGAATTGCTCTTGTCCAGGCGGACTGTCTCAAGTGATGTTCTTTGTGCAAATGGATTTATAGCATTCTCATGTTCGCTATGTAAAATATTGCCGTATTGCTCTTTGATTTTATCGATAACTTTTATGTATTTATATATGATCACATCTGGATATGAGATAGATATAGAATTGATTATATACATAATTACAGGGCACATATCAGTATTGAATTCCATATCCAATTGGTTACGCATATCATAATAGCCTTTATTTTCGGTGCCATTTAAGTAATTTTTTATAATTGAAACAAAATGATTCTCAAACTCTGGAACAGAAAAAGTTTTTTGTATATCGTTAATACTGTTTATAATTTCTTGTTTTTTAATTCCCATTACTCAAATTATCTCCTTCCACCCAATTATATGATAAATTTATTTAGTTAATAATTTAGCAATTATTAACATATTACTATAATTTACAAAATTTGTTTAGCAGAAAATTACAAAATATCTTAGACTGCGGCTGAACGAACTTAGAAGTCAAATT is part of the Veillonellales bacterium genome and harbors:
- the galT gene encoding galactose-1-phosphate uridylyltransferase, yielding MALDKYNMQNEGGMKMSELRRDVIRNNWVIIATDRALKPNDFPINKQGAKTAEFKGFCPFCEGNESFTPEEIAAYRRNDTQANLPGWQVRTIPNKFSALELKGSLIKINNGVYSSYNGLGKHEVVVETPQHEIDLPEYSLDDITLILNMLKSRYDQLMKDERIKYIHIYKNHGLYAGASLGHSHSQIVGLPIFPNENRGIDKYYKKTGRCLLCDILEQEINDRERVIYETDHFVLICPFASRFSYETWIIPRKHTAHFMNVGSEEVKELAAILKYFSIAIKEGLNDPSYNMIIVSAPVNVENPIEGYHWYIELTPRLIVSSGLEIGTGYYVNPVAPEISASILKESLFKALA
- a CDS encoding adenylate kinase, whose product is MNVILLGPPGAGKGTQAKMMVNELGIPQISTGDMFRAAISQGTELGMKAKEFMDAGQLVPDEVTIGIVEERLAEKDCSSGFLLDGFPRTVPQAEALEKILKNLGYRLDAVINIDVPNEAIITRMAGRRVCRQCGETYHLQFNPPQEADKCNQCGGELYQRADDSEETVANRLKVYTQQTEPLLDFYQKRNLIITTNGNQEMAKVFRDIYNALIEKVYRKKFEINS